Proteins co-encoded in one Lineus longissimus chromosome 11, tnLinLong1.2, whole genome shotgun sequence genomic window:
- the LOC135495384 gene encoding beta-hexosaminidase subunit alpha-like isoform X2 has translation MRIHCMMPGNERITVWQIIWKILVLCIGANQILHLQVVGDSVLQEYKDSKPAAAPKTYRSVRKPGVLEWIQRRKKEEFIAHLRAPVEESYWDGGDFIIKVSNKDTFKVRRAPVPKFGSPWPLPQFYKSSPVIFMLDQESFQFRAVKQSCDVLEEAFKRYRRLIIDHFGVTLGPTDQIERKLQQSGKVSLLSQVDVAVTKPCTEYPSLEMNEEYTLHISEVGAFISANESWGALRGLETFSQLVYQIGENKLFINKTVIRDFPRFKHRGVLIDTARHFLHKRTLLRNLDAMAYNKMNVMHWHIVDDQSFPFESRVFPNLTLKGAYDPRTHIYTHEDIGEIIEYARLRGIRVIPEFDTPGHVRSWGYGHREILTPCYEGNKPDGFYGPIHPTKNYTFAFLKKLFGEVASVFADRYIHLGGDEVSTSCWFSNPDVKAFIEKQGNGQVMQYYIQNLINTVLSVGKYRKQGIGNIVWQEVFDHGVQLNPDTIVQIWMGGAENLQRVIGQGQRAIFSSCWYLDHVHYGIEWPRHYLCDPLNEGRHIDESKMVGGEACMWMEYVDDTDLISRLWPRASAIAERLWSNKFVRNINQAAPRLEEHRCRMIYRGFNVGVLNGPGHCKQKIGKELPPDIDTGGMRPKQTHSFDSQEQVLNRLFKPVDYQDNMVNEVRIPSLEDNFNQMPWVQSPFLYILILFIGLAVIFVMVMQQRGFLHSRAPGKWRMFLIPPVRRKNLVILLVALIGFYAVWSLPMIIQTVSAGGAVKRVDMIEEVQAAVRKVKP, from the exons AATACAAGGATTCCAAGCCAGCAGCAGCACCAAAGACATATCGCTCTGTGAGGAAGCCTGGCGTCCTAGAATGGATACAGCGAAGAAAAAAGGAGGAATTTATCGCTCATCTACGGGCGCCGGTTGAGGAAAGCTACTGGGATGGGGGAGATTTCATCATCAAAGTCTCCAACAAAGACACTTTTAAAGTCCGGCGGGCGCCTGTGCCAAAATTCGGCTCGCCTTGGCCCCTTCCTCAGTTTTATAAGTCATCTCCCGTTATATTTATGTTGGATCAGGAAAGTTTTCAGTTTCGTGCTGTGAAGCAAAGCTGTGATGTCCTAGAAGAAGCTTTCAAACGATATAGGAGGTTAATAATTGATCATTTTGGGGTAACTTTGGGACCGACGGACCAGATAGAGCGCAAACTTCAGCAGTCGGGAAAGGTTTCGCTGCTTTCCCAGGTGGATGTTGCAGTTACTAAACCATGCACTGAGTACCCTTCTCTAGAAATGAATGAGGAAT ATACATTGCATATATCAGAAGTAGGTGCCTTTATATCTGCCAATGAAAGCTGGGGAGCTTTGCGAGGCCTGGAGACATTTAGCCAACTTGTATACCAAATAGGAGAAAATAAG CTATTTATCAATAAGACTGTGATAAGAGATTTTCCTCGCTTCAAACACAGAGGGGTGCTAATAGATACTGCTCGACACTTTTTGCATAAAAGAACACTTTTAAGGAATCTG gATGCCATGGCTTATAATAAGATGAACGTAATGCACTGGCATATTGTTGATGACCAGTCTTTTCCATTTGAGAGCAGAGTGTTTCCAAACCTCACACTCAAG GGTGCCTATGATCCTCGTACTCATATATATACTCATGAAGATATTGGCGAAATCATAGAATATGCAAGGCTACGAGGTATCAGAGTCATTCCAGAGTTCGACACCCCGG GTCACGTGCGATCATGGGGCTACGGTCACAGAGAGATCCTCACCCCCTGCTACGAAGGGAACAAGCCTGATGGTTTCTACGGTCCAATCCATCCAACGAAAAACTACACATTCGCATTCCTTAAAAAGTTATTCGGAGAAGTCGCGAGTGTATTTGCTGACCGTTATATTCATCTTGGGGGAGATGAAGTGTCCACAAGTTGTTG GTTTTCTAATCCGGATGTGAAAGCTTTTATTGAAAAACAAGGCAACGGCCAAGTAATGCAGTATTACATACAAAA TTTGATTAATACTGTTTTGTCGGTGGGAAAATATAGAAAACAAGGCATAGGCAATATCGTGTGGCAGGAGGTTTTTGATCATGGGGTACAG CTCAATCCCGATACAATTGTCCAGATCTGGATGGGGGGTGCAGAGAACCTCCAACGTGTGATTGGCCAAGGTCAGCGCGCCATATTTTCATCGTGTTGGTACCTAGATCACGTCCACTACGGTATCGAATGGCCGCGACACTACCTCTGTGATCCGCTAAATGAAG GTCGTCATATTGATGAATCTAAGATGGTGGGTGGTGAAGCGTGTATGTGGATGGAGTATGTGGATGATACTGATCTCATATCTAGATTATG GCCTCGCGCCTCTGCCATTGCGGAGCGGTTGTGGAGTAATAAGTTTGTGAGGAACATCAACCAGGCAGCACCAAGGTTGGAGGAACATAGGTGTAGGATGATATA CCGAGGTTTCAATGTGGGTGTCCTGAATGGCCCAGGACACTGCAAACAGAAGATTGGGAAGGAGCTCCCCCCCGACATTGATACAGGTGGTATGCGCCCAAAGCAGACACACAGCTTTGATTCACAAGAGCAAGTGTTAAACAGGCTGTTTAAG CCAGTTGACTACCAAGACAATATGGTCAACGAGGTCAGAATACCATCATTAGAG GACAACTTCAACCAGATGCCATGGGTGCAGTCACCGTTCCTTTACATCCTCATCCTCTTCATTGGATTGGCTGTTATCTTCGTCATGGTGATGCAACAGCGTGGTTTCCTCCACAGCCGGGCTCCGGGAAAATGGCGCATGTTCCTCATTCCACCCGTCCGACGAAAAAATCTTGTCATTCTGTTAGTCGCATTGATTGGGTTTTATGCAGTCTGGTCACTGCCGATGATAATTCAGACAGTGAGTGCAGGGGGCGCTGTGAAGCGTGTCGATATGATCGAGGAGGTCCAAGCAGCTGTGCGAAAAGTGAAACCTTGA
- the LOC135495384 gene encoding beta-hexosaminidase subunit alpha-like isoform X3, whose translation MRIHCMMPGNERITVWQIIWKILVLCIGANQILHLQVVGDSVLQEYKDSKPAAAPKTYRSVRKPGVLEWIQRRKKEEFIAHLRAPVEESYWDGGDFIIKVSNKDTFKVRRAPVPKFGSPWPLPQFYKSSPVIFMLDQESFQFRAVKQSCDVLEEAFKRYRRLIIDHFGVTLGPTDQIERKLQQSGKVSLLSQVDVAVTKPCTEYPSLEMNEEYTLHISEVGAFISANESWGALRGLETFSQLVYQIGENKLFINKTVIRDFPRFKHRGVLIDTARHFLHKRTLLRNLDAMAYNKMNVMHWHIVDDQSFPFESRVFPNLTLKGAYDPRTHIYTHEDIGEIIEYARLRGIRVIPEFDTPGHVRSWGYGHREILTPCYEGNKPDGFYGPIHPTKNYTFAFLKKLFGEVASVFADRYIHLGGDEVSTSCWFSNPDVKAFIEKQGNGQVMQYYIQNLINTVLSVGKYRKQGIGNIVWQEVFDHGVQLNPDTIVQIWMGGAENLQRVIGQGQRAIFSSCWYLDHVHYGIEWPRHYLCDPLNEDDQEYGGFLRRHIDESKMVGGEACMWMEYVDDTDLISRLWPRASAIAERLWSNKFVRNINQAAPRLEEHRCRMIYRGFNVGVLNGPGHCKQKIGKELPPDIDTGGMRPKQTHSFDSQEQVLNRLFKDNFNQMPWVQSPFLYILILFIGLAVIFVMVMQQRGFLHSRAPGKWRMFLIPPVRRKNLVILLVALIGFYAVWSLPMIIQTVSAGGAVKRVDMIEEVQAAVRKVKP comes from the exons AATACAAGGATTCCAAGCCAGCAGCAGCACCAAAGACATATCGCTCTGTGAGGAAGCCTGGCGTCCTAGAATGGATACAGCGAAGAAAAAAGGAGGAATTTATCGCTCATCTACGGGCGCCGGTTGAGGAAAGCTACTGGGATGGGGGAGATTTCATCATCAAAGTCTCCAACAAAGACACTTTTAAAGTCCGGCGGGCGCCTGTGCCAAAATTCGGCTCGCCTTGGCCCCTTCCTCAGTTTTATAAGTCATCTCCCGTTATATTTATGTTGGATCAGGAAAGTTTTCAGTTTCGTGCTGTGAAGCAAAGCTGTGATGTCCTAGAAGAAGCTTTCAAACGATATAGGAGGTTAATAATTGATCATTTTGGGGTAACTTTGGGACCGACGGACCAGATAGAGCGCAAACTTCAGCAGTCGGGAAAGGTTTCGCTGCTTTCCCAGGTGGATGTTGCAGTTACTAAACCATGCACTGAGTACCCTTCTCTAGAAATGAATGAGGAAT ATACATTGCATATATCAGAAGTAGGTGCCTTTATATCTGCCAATGAAAGCTGGGGAGCTTTGCGAGGCCTGGAGACATTTAGCCAACTTGTATACCAAATAGGAGAAAATAAG CTATTTATCAATAAGACTGTGATAAGAGATTTTCCTCGCTTCAAACACAGAGGGGTGCTAATAGATACTGCTCGACACTTTTTGCATAAAAGAACACTTTTAAGGAATCTG gATGCCATGGCTTATAATAAGATGAACGTAATGCACTGGCATATTGTTGATGACCAGTCTTTTCCATTTGAGAGCAGAGTGTTTCCAAACCTCACACTCAAG GGTGCCTATGATCCTCGTACTCATATATATACTCATGAAGATATTGGCGAAATCATAGAATATGCAAGGCTACGAGGTATCAGAGTCATTCCAGAGTTCGACACCCCGG GTCACGTGCGATCATGGGGCTACGGTCACAGAGAGATCCTCACCCCCTGCTACGAAGGGAACAAGCCTGATGGTTTCTACGGTCCAATCCATCCAACGAAAAACTACACATTCGCATTCCTTAAAAAGTTATTCGGAGAAGTCGCGAGTGTATTTGCTGACCGTTATATTCATCTTGGGGGAGATGAAGTGTCCACAAGTTGTTG GTTTTCTAATCCGGATGTGAAAGCTTTTATTGAAAAACAAGGCAACGGCCAAGTAATGCAGTATTACATACAAAA TTTGATTAATACTGTTTTGTCGGTGGGAAAATATAGAAAACAAGGCATAGGCAATATCGTGTGGCAGGAGGTTTTTGATCATGGGGTACAG CTCAATCCCGATACAATTGTCCAGATCTGGATGGGGGGTGCAGAGAACCTCCAACGTGTGATTGGCCAAGGTCAGCGCGCCATATTTTCATCGTGTTGGTACCTAGATCACGTCCACTACGGTATCGAATGGCCGCGACACTACCTCTGTGATCCGCTAAATGAAG aTGATCAAGAATACGGAGGTTTTCTGC GTCGTCATATTGATGAATCTAAGATGGTGGGTGGTGAAGCGTGTATGTGGATGGAGTATGTGGATGATACTGATCTCATATCTAGATTATG GCCTCGCGCCTCTGCCATTGCGGAGCGGTTGTGGAGTAATAAGTTTGTGAGGAACATCAACCAGGCAGCACCAAGGTTGGAGGAACATAGGTGTAGGATGATATA CCGAGGTTTCAATGTGGGTGTCCTGAATGGCCCAGGACACTGCAAACAGAAGATTGGGAAGGAGCTCCCCCCCGACATTGATACAGGTGGTATGCGCCCAAAGCAGACACACAGCTTTGATTCACAAGAGCAAGTGTTAAACAGGCTGTTTAAG GACAACTTCAACCAGATGCCATGGGTGCAGTCACCGTTCCTTTACATCCTCATCCTCTTCATTGGATTGGCTGTTATCTTCGTCATGGTGATGCAACAGCGTGGTTTCCTCCACAGCCGGGCTCCGGGAAAATGGCGCATGTTCCTCATTCCACCCGTCCGACGAAAAAATCTTGTCATTCTGTTAGTCGCATTGATTGGGTTTTATGCAGTCTGGTCACTGCCGATGATAATTCAGACAGTGAGTGCAGGGGGCGCTGTGAAGCGTGTCGATATGATCGAGGAGGTCCAAGCAGCTGTGCGAAAAGTGAAACCTTGA
- the LOC135495384 gene encoding beta-hexosaminidase subunit alpha-like isoform X1, with product MRIHCMMPGNERITVWQIIWKILVLCIGANQILHLQVVGDSVLQEYKDSKPAAAPKTYRSVRKPGVLEWIQRRKKEEFIAHLRAPVEESYWDGGDFIIKVSNKDTFKVRRAPVPKFGSPWPLPQFYKSSPVIFMLDQESFQFRAVKQSCDVLEEAFKRYRRLIIDHFGVTLGPTDQIERKLQQSGKVSLLSQVDVAVTKPCTEYPSLEMNEEYTLHISEVGAFISANESWGALRGLETFSQLVYQIGENKLFINKTVIRDFPRFKHRGVLIDTARHFLHKRTLLRNLDAMAYNKMNVMHWHIVDDQSFPFESRVFPNLTLKGAYDPRTHIYTHEDIGEIIEYARLRGIRVIPEFDTPGHVRSWGYGHREILTPCYEGNKPDGFYGPIHPTKNYTFAFLKKLFGEVASVFADRYIHLGGDEVSTSCWFSNPDVKAFIEKQGNGQVMQYYIQNLINTVLSVGKYRKQGIGNIVWQEVFDHGVQLNPDTIVQIWMGGAENLQRVIGQGQRAIFSSCWYLDHVHYGIEWPRHYLCDPLNEDDQEYGGFLRRHIDESKMVGGEACMWMEYVDDTDLISRLWPRASAIAERLWSNKFVRNINQAAPRLEEHRCRMIYRGFNVGVLNGPGHCKQKIGKELPPDIDTGGMRPKQTHSFDSQEQVLNRLFKPVDYQDNMVNEVRIPSLEDNFNQMPWVQSPFLYILILFIGLAVIFVMVMQQRGFLHSRAPGKWRMFLIPPVRRKNLVILLVALIGFYAVWSLPMIIQTVSAGGAVKRVDMIEEVQAAVRKVKP from the exons AATACAAGGATTCCAAGCCAGCAGCAGCACCAAAGACATATCGCTCTGTGAGGAAGCCTGGCGTCCTAGAATGGATACAGCGAAGAAAAAAGGAGGAATTTATCGCTCATCTACGGGCGCCGGTTGAGGAAAGCTACTGGGATGGGGGAGATTTCATCATCAAAGTCTCCAACAAAGACACTTTTAAAGTCCGGCGGGCGCCTGTGCCAAAATTCGGCTCGCCTTGGCCCCTTCCTCAGTTTTATAAGTCATCTCCCGTTATATTTATGTTGGATCAGGAAAGTTTTCAGTTTCGTGCTGTGAAGCAAAGCTGTGATGTCCTAGAAGAAGCTTTCAAACGATATAGGAGGTTAATAATTGATCATTTTGGGGTAACTTTGGGACCGACGGACCAGATAGAGCGCAAACTTCAGCAGTCGGGAAAGGTTTCGCTGCTTTCCCAGGTGGATGTTGCAGTTACTAAACCATGCACTGAGTACCCTTCTCTAGAAATGAATGAGGAAT ATACATTGCATATATCAGAAGTAGGTGCCTTTATATCTGCCAATGAAAGCTGGGGAGCTTTGCGAGGCCTGGAGACATTTAGCCAACTTGTATACCAAATAGGAGAAAATAAG CTATTTATCAATAAGACTGTGATAAGAGATTTTCCTCGCTTCAAACACAGAGGGGTGCTAATAGATACTGCTCGACACTTTTTGCATAAAAGAACACTTTTAAGGAATCTG gATGCCATGGCTTATAATAAGATGAACGTAATGCACTGGCATATTGTTGATGACCAGTCTTTTCCATTTGAGAGCAGAGTGTTTCCAAACCTCACACTCAAG GGTGCCTATGATCCTCGTACTCATATATATACTCATGAAGATATTGGCGAAATCATAGAATATGCAAGGCTACGAGGTATCAGAGTCATTCCAGAGTTCGACACCCCGG GTCACGTGCGATCATGGGGCTACGGTCACAGAGAGATCCTCACCCCCTGCTACGAAGGGAACAAGCCTGATGGTTTCTACGGTCCAATCCATCCAACGAAAAACTACACATTCGCATTCCTTAAAAAGTTATTCGGAGAAGTCGCGAGTGTATTTGCTGACCGTTATATTCATCTTGGGGGAGATGAAGTGTCCACAAGTTGTTG GTTTTCTAATCCGGATGTGAAAGCTTTTATTGAAAAACAAGGCAACGGCCAAGTAATGCAGTATTACATACAAAA TTTGATTAATACTGTTTTGTCGGTGGGAAAATATAGAAAACAAGGCATAGGCAATATCGTGTGGCAGGAGGTTTTTGATCATGGGGTACAG CTCAATCCCGATACAATTGTCCAGATCTGGATGGGGGGTGCAGAGAACCTCCAACGTGTGATTGGCCAAGGTCAGCGCGCCATATTTTCATCGTGTTGGTACCTAGATCACGTCCACTACGGTATCGAATGGCCGCGACACTACCTCTGTGATCCGCTAAATGAAG aTGATCAAGAATACGGAGGTTTTCTGC GTCGTCATATTGATGAATCTAAGATGGTGGGTGGTGAAGCGTGTATGTGGATGGAGTATGTGGATGATACTGATCTCATATCTAGATTATG GCCTCGCGCCTCTGCCATTGCGGAGCGGTTGTGGAGTAATAAGTTTGTGAGGAACATCAACCAGGCAGCACCAAGGTTGGAGGAACATAGGTGTAGGATGATATA CCGAGGTTTCAATGTGGGTGTCCTGAATGGCCCAGGACACTGCAAACAGAAGATTGGGAAGGAGCTCCCCCCCGACATTGATACAGGTGGTATGCGCCCAAAGCAGACACACAGCTTTGATTCACAAGAGCAAGTGTTAAACAGGCTGTTTAAG CCAGTTGACTACCAAGACAATATGGTCAACGAGGTCAGAATACCATCATTAGAG GACAACTTCAACCAGATGCCATGGGTGCAGTCACCGTTCCTTTACATCCTCATCCTCTTCATTGGATTGGCTGTTATCTTCGTCATGGTGATGCAACAGCGTGGTTTCCTCCACAGCCGGGCTCCGGGAAAATGGCGCATGTTCCTCATTCCACCCGTCCGACGAAAAAATCTTGTCATTCTGTTAGTCGCATTGATTGGGTTTTATGCAGTCTGGTCACTGCCGATGATAATTCAGACAGTGAGTGCAGGGGGCGCTGTGAAGCGTGTCGATATGATCGAGGAGGTCCAAGCAGCTGTGCGAAAAGTGAAACCTTGA
- the LOC135495384 gene encoding beta-hexosaminidase subunit alpha-like isoform X4 has product MRIHCMMPGNERITVWQIIWKILVLCIGANQILHLQVVGDSVLQEYKDSKPAAAPKTYRSVRKPGVLEWIQRRKKEEFIAHLRAPVEESYWDGGDFIIKVSNKDTFKVRRAPVPKFGSPWPLPQFYKSSPVIFMLDQESFQFRAVKQSCDVLEEAFKRYRRLIIDHFGVTLGPTDQIERKLQQSGKVSLLSQVDVAVTKPCTEYPSLEMNEEYTLHISEVGAFISANESWGALRGLETFSQLVYQIGENKLFINKTVIRDFPRFKHRGVLIDTARHFLHKRTLLRNLDAMAYNKMNVMHWHIVDDQSFPFESRVFPNLTLKGAYDPRTHIYTHEDIGEIIEYARLRGIRVIPEFDTPGHVRSWGYGHREILTPCYEGNKPDGFYGPIHPTKNYTFAFLKKLFGEVASVFADRYIHLGGDEVSTSCWFSNPDVKAFIEKQGNGQVMQYYIQNLINTVLSVGKYRKQGIGNIVWQEVFDHGVQLNPDTIVQIWMGGAENLQRVIGQGQRAIFSSCWYLDHVHYGIEWPRHYLCDPLNEGRHIDESKMVGGEACMWMEYVDDTDLISRLWPRASAIAERLWSNKFVRNINQAAPRLEEHRCRMI; this is encoded by the exons AATACAAGGATTCCAAGCCAGCAGCAGCACCAAAGACATATCGCTCTGTGAGGAAGCCTGGCGTCCTAGAATGGATACAGCGAAGAAAAAAGGAGGAATTTATCGCTCATCTACGGGCGCCGGTTGAGGAAAGCTACTGGGATGGGGGAGATTTCATCATCAAAGTCTCCAACAAAGACACTTTTAAAGTCCGGCGGGCGCCTGTGCCAAAATTCGGCTCGCCTTGGCCCCTTCCTCAGTTTTATAAGTCATCTCCCGTTATATTTATGTTGGATCAGGAAAGTTTTCAGTTTCGTGCTGTGAAGCAAAGCTGTGATGTCCTAGAAGAAGCTTTCAAACGATATAGGAGGTTAATAATTGATCATTTTGGGGTAACTTTGGGACCGACGGACCAGATAGAGCGCAAACTTCAGCAGTCGGGAAAGGTTTCGCTGCTTTCCCAGGTGGATGTTGCAGTTACTAAACCATGCACTGAGTACCCTTCTCTAGAAATGAATGAGGAAT ATACATTGCATATATCAGAAGTAGGTGCCTTTATATCTGCCAATGAAAGCTGGGGAGCTTTGCGAGGCCTGGAGACATTTAGCCAACTTGTATACCAAATAGGAGAAAATAAG CTATTTATCAATAAGACTGTGATAAGAGATTTTCCTCGCTTCAAACACAGAGGGGTGCTAATAGATACTGCTCGACACTTTTTGCATAAAAGAACACTTTTAAGGAATCTG gATGCCATGGCTTATAATAAGATGAACGTAATGCACTGGCATATTGTTGATGACCAGTCTTTTCCATTTGAGAGCAGAGTGTTTCCAAACCTCACACTCAAG GGTGCCTATGATCCTCGTACTCATATATATACTCATGAAGATATTGGCGAAATCATAGAATATGCAAGGCTACGAGGTATCAGAGTCATTCCAGAGTTCGACACCCCGG GTCACGTGCGATCATGGGGCTACGGTCACAGAGAGATCCTCACCCCCTGCTACGAAGGGAACAAGCCTGATGGTTTCTACGGTCCAATCCATCCAACGAAAAACTACACATTCGCATTCCTTAAAAAGTTATTCGGAGAAGTCGCGAGTGTATTTGCTGACCGTTATATTCATCTTGGGGGAGATGAAGTGTCCACAAGTTGTTG GTTTTCTAATCCGGATGTGAAAGCTTTTATTGAAAAACAAGGCAACGGCCAAGTAATGCAGTATTACATACAAAA TTTGATTAATACTGTTTTGTCGGTGGGAAAATATAGAAAACAAGGCATAGGCAATATCGTGTGGCAGGAGGTTTTTGATCATGGGGTACAG CTCAATCCCGATACAATTGTCCAGATCTGGATGGGGGGTGCAGAGAACCTCCAACGTGTGATTGGCCAAGGTCAGCGCGCCATATTTTCATCGTGTTGGTACCTAGATCACGTCCACTACGGTATCGAATGGCCGCGACACTACCTCTGTGATCCGCTAAATGAAG GTCGTCATATTGATGAATCTAAGATGGTGGGTGGTGAAGCGTGTATGTGGATGGAGTATGTGGATGATACTGATCTCATATCTAGATTATG GCCTCGCGCCTCTGCCATTGCGGAGCGGTTGTGGAGTAATAAGTTTGTGAGGAACATCAACCAGGCAGCACCAAGGTTGGAGGAACATAGGTGTAGGATGATATAG